A stretch of Gallus gallus isolate bGalGal1 chromosome 2, bGalGal1.mat.broiler.GRCg7b, whole genome shotgun sequence DNA encodes these proteins:
- the LOC121109603 gene encoding uncharacterized protein LOC121109603 gives MSCSQEATSKQFSTLNSCQRSDAFLRQAVQFHWRLLLGDPWEGRGQVGNRTQESRLPKRSFGPLGAKVAAFLQQPALLSHAHLPPSGLPHLFSDMSLGPTARVKLGLRALPEFLSFSAVGGERGPEKRDFAILLPPLLQVNNCSRWAAFRQNSPPPRPFTPAPSSASLCLLLLTAQQLLQSTAAARSAPRQAPGVSPASLGDVGRTRGVVELKGGGHRCDAGLCHYDLRTCHRGTAHALPLGLSEGPQWWPVGVEPCGFRTSDQSYPDSSGARTQGGHCAALTLIMAMGCVLCDPWAKHSPAKSQDCAVLLSPY, from the coding sequence atgTCATGCTCCCAGGAGGCCACCTCAAAACAGTTCAGCACCCTGAATTCCTGCCAAAGGAGTGATGCGTTTCTGAGACAAGCAGTTCAGTTCCACTGGCGACTCCTGCTTGGAGATCCCTGGGAAGGCAGGGGCCAGGTCGGGAACAGAACCCAGGAGTCACGCCTGCCCAAGCGCTCCTTCGGCCCCTTGGGTGCTAAGGTAGCTGCCTTCTTGCAGCAACCTGCCCTGCTCAGCCATGCCCACCTTCCTCCTTCAGGGCTTCCACACCTGTTTTCAGACATGTCACTGGGCCCGACAGCACGTGTGAAATTGGGCCTGAGGGCCTTACCAGAATTTCTGAGCTTCTCAGCAGTTGGAGGCGAGCGAGGTCCCGAGAAGAGGGATTTTGCCATCTTGCTTCCCCCCTTGCTGCAGGTCAACAACTGTAGCAGGTGGGCAGCCTTCCGGCAAAACAGTCCTCCTCCTCGGCCCTTCACCCCTGCCCCTagttctgcttctctctgcctACTCCTCCTCAcggcacagcagctcctccagagcacagcagcGGCGAGATCAGCTCCTCGGCAAGCACCTGGAGTCTCTCCGGCCTCTCTGGGAGATGTGGGGAGGACACGTGGGGTCGTTGAGCTTAAAGGGGGCGGTCACCGCTGTGATGCAGGGCTATGCCATTATGACCTTAGAACATGTCACAGAGGGACTGCACACGCCCTGCCACTGGGCCTGTCAGAGGGGCCCCAGTGGTGGCCTGTGGGAGTGGAGCCCTGCGGCTTCCGCACGTCGGATCAAAGCTACCCAGACAGCTCTGGCGCAAGGACACAGGGAGGGCATTGTGCAGCGCTGACTCTCATTATGGCAATGGGTTGTGTGCTTTGCGATCCGTGGGCTAAACACAGCCCTGCGAAGAGCCAAGACTGTGCAGTCTTGCTTTCCCCTTACTAA
- the LOC124417789 gene encoding coiled-coil domain-containing protein 81-like has translation MVVRERVVSQKGLVTVERPLFHLAKALAQDHDLQYDSIDVAGHDQYQQLPYAQIASENGISADAAQLCVERTVCLFSACIEKRRNVAFIWRDVGMLLIEGKRVQMKFYEDFLEKLNGTADMLQALLGVGFAFSQHYL, from the exons ATGGTTGTCAGAGAGCGCGTAGTCAGCCAGAAGGGTCTGGTTACTGTTGAGAGACCCCTGTTTCACCTGGCAAAGGCTCTTGCGCAGGACCATGACCTCCAGTATGACTCCATAGATGTTGCAG GACATGACCAGTATCAGCAACTTCCGTATGCTCAGATAGCCTCAGAAAATGGCATCTCTGCAGACGCGGCGCAGCTTTGCGTGGAAAGGACCGTGTGCCTTTTCAGCGCCTGCATAGAGAAGAGGCGGAACGTTGCTTTCATTTGGAGAGACGTTGGCATGCTGCTGATTGAAGGAAAACGGGTCCAAATGAAATTCTATGAGGACTTCCTGGAGAAGCTCAACGGGACTGCTGACATGTTGCAGGCTCTTCTTGGGGTAGGTTTTGCATTTTCCCAGCACTACCTCTGA
- the LOC101750341 gene encoding golgin subfamily A member 6-like protein 1 isoform X2 — protein MSKSVISPNDCVASQTTSGRVTVFPMYEHKCIIKMTETPKVDLKYHVKTRHEQGWARPGDSGTKGDLCETRLLHRAALSPIRLPALTVMPGRDQKAEEKEPRTRQLPAVPGRPLQDKEEQGKVIPLVTPRMVDFIAAAVEANRRIAAEKKCAKTRKGKEQKGKTVRKEKEEKGKTVRKEKEEKGKKVKEKEDKMRKEEKVKQEKVKEEKGKKVKEDKMRKEEKVKQEKKVKFVQQEKVKVVKQEMKVKNVKQEKVRKVKQEEKSRFSKHAQKFLAEEEKKNKMLKKQKKKQAKQQELEAEKTEAQPEEVEMPVAQVLCIPARKQQHLPIQGS, from the exons ATGAGCAAATCGGTCATCTCACCCAATGACTGCGTAGCTTCCCAAACAACTTCCGGACGTGTTACTGTCTTTCCAAT gtACGAGCACAAGTGCATAATTAAAATGACTGAAACACCAAAGGTGGACCTGAAGTACCACGTGAAGACCAGACACGAGCAAGGCTGGGCAAGACCTGGTGACAGTGGCACGAAAG GGGACCTTTGTGAGACGCGCCTCCTTCATCGAGCAGCGCTTTCTCCAATAAGATTACCGGCATTGACTGTAATGCCAGGGAGAGACCAGAAAGCCGAGGAGAAAGAGCCTCGCACCAG GCAGCTACCAGCCGTCCCGGGGAGACCCTTGCAGGATAAAGAAGAGCAAGGGAAAGTCATTCCTCTGGTGACTCCCAGGATGGTGGACTTCATTGCTGCAGCGGTGGAGGCGAATAGAAGG ATTGCCGCCGAGAAAAAATGCGCAAAGaccaggaagggaaaggagcagaaggggaagacagtgaggaaggagaaggaggagaaggggaagacggtgaggaaggagaaggaggagaaggggaagaaggtgaaggagaaggaggacaagatgagaaaagaggagaaggTAAAGCAGGAGAAggtgaaggaggagaaagggaagaaggtgAAGGAGGACAAGatgaggaaagaggagaaggtGAAGCAGGAGAAGAAGGTGAAGTTTGTGCAGCAAGAGAAGGTGAAGGTCGTGAAACAGGAGATGAAGGTGAAGAACGTGAAGCAGGAGAAGGTGAGGAAGgtgaagcaggaggagaagagtAGATTTTCAAAACATGCCCAGAAGTTCTtggctgaagaggaaaaaaagaacaaaatgctgaagaaacagaaaaagaagcaagccAAGCAGCAAGAGTTGGAAGCAGAGAAGACGGAAGCCCAGCCAGAAGAAGTGGAGATGCCAGTGGCTCAGGTACTTTGCATCCCcgcaagaaagcagcagcaccttcCCATCCAGGGGAGCTGA
- the LOC101750341 gene encoding golgin subfamily A member 6-like protein 1 isoform X1, whose protein sequence is MVLHNELLWETMAFQCLCGLSLSLRYWVKLQGKVLPFLQPASSSFRYEHKCIIKMTETPKVDLKYHVKTRHEQGWARPGDSGTKGDLCETRLLHRAALSPIRLPALTVMPGRDQKAEEKEPRTRQLPAVPGRPLQDKEEQGKVIPLVTPRMVDFIAAAVEANRRIAAEKKCAKTRKGKEQKGKTVRKEKEEKGKTVRKEKEEKGKKVKEKEDKMRKEEKVKQEKVKEEKGKKVKEDKMRKEEKVKQEKKVKFVQQEKVKVVKQEMKVKNVKQEKVRKVKQEEKSRFSKHAQKFLAEEEKKNKMLKKQKKKQAKQQELEAEKTEAQPEEVEMPVAQVLCIPARKQQHLPIQGS, encoded by the exons ATGGTTCTCCACAATGAGCTGCTCTGGGAAACAATGGCCTTCCAGTGTCTCTGCGGTCTGTCTCTGTCACTCCGTTATTGGGTCAAGCTGCAAGGGAAGGTGTTGCCTTTCCTTCAGcctgcttcttcctctttcaggtACGAGCACAAGTGCATAATTAAAATGACTGAAACACCAAAGGTGGACCTGAAGTACCACGTGAAGACCAGACACGAGCAAGGCTGGGCAAGACCTGGTGACAGTGGCACGAAAG GGGACCTTTGTGAGACGCGCCTCCTTCATCGAGCAGCGCTTTCTCCAATAAGATTACCGGCATTGACTGTAATGCCAGGGAGAGACCAGAAAGCCGAGGAGAAAGAGCCTCGCACCAG GCAGCTACCAGCCGTCCCGGGGAGACCCTTGCAGGATAAAGAAGAGCAAGGGAAAGTCATTCCTCTGGTGACTCCCAGGATGGTGGACTTCATTGCTGCAGCGGTGGAGGCGAATAGAAGG ATTGCCGCCGAGAAAAAATGCGCAAAGaccaggaagggaaaggagcagaaggggaagacagtgaggaaggagaaggaggagaaggggaagacggtgaggaaggagaaggaggagaaggggaagaaggtgaaggagaaggaggacaagatgagaaaagaggagaaggTAAAGCAGGAGAAggtgaaggaggagaaagggaagaaggtgAAGGAGGACAAGatgaggaaagaggagaaggtGAAGCAGGAGAAGAAGGTGAAGTTTGTGCAGCAAGAGAAGGTGAAGGTCGTGAAACAGGAGATGAAGGTGAAGAACGTGAAGCAGGAGAAGGTGAGGAAGgtgaagcaggaggagaagagtAGATTTTCAAAACATGCCCAGAAGTTCTtggctgaagaggaaaaaaagaacaaaatgctgaagaaacagaaaaagaagcaagccAAGCAGCAAGAGTTGGAAGCAGAGAAGACGGAAGCCCAGCCAGAAGAAGTGGAGATGCCAGTGGCTCAGGTACTTTGCATCCCcgcaagaaagcagcagcaccttcCCATCCAGGGGAGCTGA